A genomic segment from Necator americanus strain Aroian chromosome III, whole genome shotgun sequence encodes:
- a CDS encoding hypothetical protein (NECATOR_CHRIII.G11230.T2) — MKVMISLSKYAPILSLPLQSARTIGSSSVQCSVFMKRQKKIDPEVAKQREVRRRKRLEKEIRQMQKHSKKPKPVDELALDVRSAKNIQDRYRAAALLTEEQIDQRAVALKEYSRSRNQLQHLDDDWVRNALKTQQKALQELKTVDIELYQKAVAPAAASLPVVIRGPGLTPPIANYQSPDGDYIDTTRTWI; from the exons ATGAAAG TTATGATTTCGTTATCAAAGTATGCTCCAATTCTATCTCTGCCATTACAATCTGCCCGTACTATCGGTTCAAGTTCTGTGCAATGTTCTGTCTTTATGAAACGGCAAAAGAAAATCGATCCAGAG gttgCAAAACAGCGAGAAGTCCGGAGAAGAAAACGTTTGGAAAAGGAAATCCGGCAAATGCAAAAACATAGCAAGAAACCAAAGCCAGTCGATGAACTTGCGCTCGATGTCAGATCTGCAAAAAATATTCA AGACCGATATCGAGCAGCCGCATTATTGACGGAGGAGCAGATTGACCAGCGTGCAGTCGCACTGAAG GAATATTCTCGAAGTCGGAACCAACTTCAGCACCTCGACGATGACTGGGTTCGCAATGCTTTGAAAACTCAACAAAAAGCATTGCAGGAATTGAAAACTGTCGATATCGAACTTTATCAGAAG GCAGTAGCACCTGCTGCCGCTTCGTTACCTGTTGTTATCCGTGGTCCAGGGCTCACGCCTCCTATTGCCAATTACCAATCGCCAGATGGGGACTACATCGATACTACCAGGACATGGATATGA
- a CDS encoding hypothetical protein (NECATOR_CHRIII.G11230.T1), with translation MISLSKYAPILSLPLQSARTIGSSSVQCSVFMKRQKKIDPEVAKQREVRRRKRLEKEIRQMQKHSKKPKPVDELALDVRSAKNIQDRYRAAALLTEEQIDQRAVALKEYSRSRNQLQHLDDDWVRNALKTQQKALQELKTVDIELYQKAVAPAAASLPVVIRGPGLTPPIANYQSPDGDYIDTTRTWI, from the exons ATGATTTCGTTATCAAAGTATGCTCCAATTCTATCTCTGCCATTACAATCTGCCCGTACTATCGGTTCAAGTTCTGTGCAATGTTCTGTCTTTATGAAACGGCAAAAGAAAATCGATCCAGAG gttgCAAAACAGCGAGAAGTCCGGAGAAGAAAACGTTTGGAAAAGGAAATCCGGCAAATGCAAAAACATAGCAAGAAACCAAAGCCAGTCGATGAACTTGCGCTCGATGTCAGATCTGCAAAAAATATTCA AGACCGATATCGAGCAGCCGCATTATTGACGGAGGAGCAGATTGACCAGCGTGCAGTCGCACTGAAG GAATATTCTCGAAGTCGGAACCAACTTCAGCACCTCGACGATGACTGGGTTCGCAATGCTTTGAAAACTCAACAAAAAGCATTGCAGGAATTGAAAACTGTCGATATCGAACTTTATCAGAAG GCAGTAGCACCTGCTGCCGCTTCGTTACCTGTTGTTATCCGTGGTCCAGGGCTCACGCCTCCTATTGCCAATTACCAATCGCCAGATGGGGACTACATCGATACTACCAGGACATGGATATGA
- a CDS encoding hypothetical protein (NECATOR_CHRIII.G11231.T1) — MNPDDTVAQQQQTALTLQKEAPKDKTEIDRRDSMVRAVHLHRSSSSSHSSAGTRVLDALSKQQLRIWIALVVEFLVKIYDI; from the exons ATGAACCCTGATGACACTGTGGCTCAACAGCAGCAAACTGCTTTGACCTTACAAAAGGAAGCCCCAAAGG ACAAAACAGAGATCGATAGACGCGATTCTATGGTACGTGCTGTTCATCTCCATAGAAGTTCTTCAAGCTCACATTCATCCGCTGGGACTCGGGTATTAGATGCCCTGAGTAAACAGCAG CTCCGGATCTGGATTGCGCTTGTTGTGGAATTTCTTGTCAAGATATATGATATCTAG
- a CDS encoding hypothetical protein (NECATOR_CHRIII.G11229.T1) — MTTECKSLRQMESDGFQLVTEVVTHKLNHIPIFKGDFASLPPKVQRFVAEKAELMNPAGIFICDGSEKEYQDIIDKLVERGVLTPLKAYENNYLCRTDPRDVARVESKTWMVTKDKYDSVCHTPEGVKPIMGQWMSEEQFAQELDARFPGCMAGRPMYVIPYSMGPIGGPLSKIGIELTDSSYVVLCMKIMTRMGSKVLEALGDNDFVRCVHSVGLPRPVKEKVINHWPCNPEKVMISHRPKEREIWSFGSGYGGNSLLGKKCFALRIACNIGYDEGWMAEHMLIMGVTNPEGHERFVAAAFPSACGKTNLAMLQPTIPNWKVRVIGDDIAWMKFGEDGRLYAINPEAGFFGVAPGTSNKTNPMAMASFQKNSIFTNVAETADGEYFWEGLEKELKEKKNLTDEQLRQIDITNWLGEKWHIGDEGKAAHPNSRFTAPAGQCPIIHPEWEAPQGVPIDALIFGGRRPEGVPLVFESFSWEHGILVGALVKSEATAAAEHTGKQVMHDPMAMRPFMGYNFGRYLQHWINLGKAPHKVPKIFHVNWFRETSDHKFLWPGYGDNIRVLDWILRRVEGVEDIAEQTPIGYIPKRGSINLDGLPRIDWNELMSIPKQYWTEDVEESKHFLESQVGPDLPKPIADQLAELEKRINAL, encoded by the exons ATGACTACCGAATGCAAATCTCTGCGCCAGATGGAGAGCGACGGCTTCCAGCTCGTCACAGAAGTGGTCACTCACAAACTCAACCATATTCCGATTTTCAAG GGAGACTTCGCATCACTTCCGCCCAAGGTTCAACGTTTCGTTGCTGAGAAGGCCGAGCTGATGAATCCGGCTGGCATTTTCATTTGCGACGGAAGCGAGAAAGAATACCAAGACATAATCGACAAACTCGTTGAAAGAGGTGTTCTAACCCCTCTCAAAGCTTACGAAAACAA CTACTTATGTCGCACTGATCCACGAGATGTCGCCCGAGTCGAATCTAAGACATGGATGGTAACCAAGGACAAATATGACTCG GTGTGCCATACCCCTGAAGGAGTGAAACCCATTATGGGACAATGGATGAGTGAGGAACAGTTCGCTCAGGAGCTTGACGCGAGATTTCCTGGATGTATGGCCG gtcGTCCAATGTACGTGATACCCTACTCGATGGGACCGATTGGAGGACCTCTGTCTAAAATCGGAATCGAACTTACCGACTCGAG TTATGTGGTGCTGTGCATGAAAATAATGACTCGTATGGGTTCGAAGGTGCTGGAGGCACTCGGTGATAACGACTTCGTGCGCTGTGTACACTCTGTTGGTCTGCCACGCCCTGTCAAAG aaaaggtAATTAACCATTGGCCATGCAACCCTGAGAAGGTTATGATTTCTCACCGACCGAAGGAGAGAGAAATTTGGTCGTTCGGCTCCGGTTACGGAGGAAACTCGCTTCTTG GTAAAAAATGCTTCGCTCTCCGCATCGCTTGCAACATCGGGTACGACGAGGGGTGGATGGCCGAACACATGTTG ATTATGGGTGTCACAAATCCAGAAGGCCATGAACGATTCGTTGCCGCAGCCTTCCCCTCCGCTTGCGGAAAGACGAACCTTGCTATGCTACAACCGACGATTCCCAACTGGAAAGTCCGTGTAAtag GAGATGATATTGCCTGGATGAAGTTCGGAGAAGATGGTCGCCTTTATGCCATTAATCCAGAAGCTGGCTTCTTCGGAGTCGCACCTG GTACTTCCAACAAGACAAACCCAATGGCTATGGCCTCGTTCCAGAAGAACTCGATCTTCACGAACGTTGCTGAAACTGCCGATGGAGAGTACTTCTGGGAAGGACTTGAGAAAGAGCTCAAAGAAAAG aaaaacctCACCGATGAACAGCTGCGCCAAATTGACATCACGAACTGGCTCGGAGAGAAATGGCATATTGGCGATGAGG GAAAAGCTGCTCATCCAAATTCGCGTTTCACTGCCCCAGCGGGTCAATGCCCAATCATTCATCCAGAGTGGGAGGCACCTCAAGGTGTACCCATCGATGCTTTAATTTTCGGAGGTCGTCGTCCAGAAGGAGTGCCTCTC GTTTTCGAGAGCTTCTCATGGGAACACGGAATCCTCGTTGGAGCGCTGGTCAAATCGGAAGCAACTGCTGCAGCAGAACACACCGGTAAACAG GTTATGCATGATCCTATGGCTATGCGTCCATTCATGGGTTACAACTTCGGTAGGTATCTACAGCACTGGATTAATCTCGGAAAAGCACCACATAAG GTCCCAAAGATCTTCCATGTGAACTGGTTCCGAGAAACAAGCGACCACAAATTTTTGTGGCCAGGCTACGGTGATAACATCCGAGTACTCGACTGGATTCTCCGACGGGTTGAGGGTGTTGAAGACATTGCT GAACAAACTCCGATCGGGTACATTCCAAAGCGCGGTAGCATTAACTTGGACGGCCTCCCACGTATCGACTGGAATGAGCTTATGTCGATTCCAAAACAGTACTGGACGGAAGATGTCGAGGAGAGCAAGCACTTCCTTGAATCCCAG GTTGGACCCGACCTGCCTAAGCCAATCGCCGACCAACTCGCAGAACTTGAGAAGCGAATCAATGCTTTGTGA
- a CDS encoding hypothetical protein (NECATOR_CHRIII.G11229.T2), whose translation MESDGFQLVTEVVTHKLNHIPIFKGDFASLPPKVQRFVAEKAELMNPAGIFICDGSEKEYQDIIDKLVERGVLTPLKAYENNYLCRTDPRDVARVESKTWMVTKDKYDSVCHTPEGVKPIMGQWMSEEQFAQELDARFPGCMAGRPMYVIPYSMGPIGGPLSKIGIELTDSSYVVLCMKIMTRMGSKVLEALGDNDFVRCVHSVGLPRPVKEKVINHWPCNPEKVMISHRPKEREIWSFGSGYGGNSLLGKKCFALRIACNIGYDEGWMAEHMLIMGVTNPEGHERFVAAAFPSACGKTNLAMLQPTIPNWKVRVIGDDIAWMKFGEDGRLYAINPEAGFFGVAPGTSNKTNPMAMASFQKNSIFTNVAETADGEYFWEGLEKELKEKKNLTDEQLRQIDITNWLGEKWHIGDEGKAAHPNSRFTAPAGQCPIIHPEWEAPQGVPIDALIFGGRRPEGVPLVFESFSWEHGILVGALVKSEATAAAEHTGKQVMHDPMAMRPFMGYNFGRYLQHWINLGKAPHKVPKIFHVNWFRETSDHKFLWPGYGDNIRVLDWILRRVEGVEDIAEQTPIGYIPKRGSINLDGLPRIDWNELMSIPKQYWTEDVEESKHFLESQVGPDLPKPIADQLAELEKRINAL comes from the exons ATGGAGAGCGACGGCTTCCAGCTCGTCACAGAAGTGGTCACTCACAAACTCAACCATATTCCGATTTTCAAG GGAGACTTCGCATCACTTCCGCCCAAGGTTCAACGTTTCGTTGCTGAGAAGGCCGAGCTGATGAATCCGGCTGGCATTTTCATTTGCGACGGAAGCGAGAAAGAATACCAAGACATAATCGACAAACTCGTTGAAAGAGGTGTTCTAACCCCTCTCAAAGCTTACGAAAACAA CTACTTATGTCGCACTGATCCACGAGATGTCGCCCGAGTCGAATCTAAGACATGGATGGTAACCAAGGACAAATATGACTCG GTGTGCCATACCCCTGAAGGAGTGAAACCCATTATGGGACAATGGATGAGTGAGGAACAGTTCGCTCAGGAGCTTGACGCGAGATTTCCTGGATGTATGGCCG gtcGTCCAATGTACGTGATACCCTACTCGATGGGACCGATTGGAGGACCTCTGTCTAAAATCGGAATCGAACTTACCGACTCGAG TTATGTGGTGCTGTGCATGAAAATAATGACTCGTATGGGTTCGAAGGTGCTGGAGGCACTCGGTGATAACGACTTCGTGCGCTGTGTACACTCTGTTGGTCTGCCACGCCCTGTCAAAG aaaaggtAATTAACCATTGGCCATGCAACCCTGAGAAGGTTATGATTTCTCACCGACCGAAGGAGAGAGAAATTTGGTCGTTCGGCTCCGGTTACGGAGGAAACTCGCTTCTTG GTAAAAAATGCTTCGCTCTCCGCATCGCTTGCAACATCGGGTACGACGAGGGGTGGATGGCCGAACACATGTTG ATTATGGGTGTCACAAATCCAGAAGGCCATGAACGATTCGTTGCCGCAGCCTTCCCCTCCGCTTGCGGAAAGACGAACCTTGCTATGCTACAACCGACGATTCCCAACTGGAAAGTCCGTGTAAtag GAGATGATATTGCCTGGATGAAGTTCGGAGAAGATGGTCGCCTTTATGCCATTAATCCAGAAGCTGGCTTCTTCGGAGTCGCACCTG GTACTTCCAACAAGACAAACCCAATGGCTATGGCCTCGTTCCAGAAGAACTCGATCTTCACGAACGTTGCTGAAACTGCCGATGGAGAGTACTTCTGGGAAGGACTTGAGAAAGAGCTCAAAGAAAAG aaaaacctCACCGATGAACAGCTGCGCCAAATTGACATCACGAACTGGCTCGGAGAGAAATGGCATATTGGCGATGAGG GAAAAGCTGCTCATCCAAATTCGCGTTTCACTGCCCCAGCGGGTCAATGCCCAATCATTCATCCAGAGTGGGAGGCACCTCAAGGTGTACCCATCGATGCTTTAATTTTCGGAGGTCGTCGTCCAGAAGGAGTGCCTCTC GTTTTCGAGAGCTTCTCATGGGAACACGGAATCCTCGTTGGAGCGCTGGTCAAATCGGAAGCAACTGCTGCAGCAGAACACACCGGTAAACAG GTTATGCATGATCCTATGGCTATGCGTCCATTCATGGGTTACAACTTCGGTAGGTATCTACAGCACTGGATTAATCTCGGAAAAGCACCACATAAG GTCCCAAAGATCTTCCATGTGAACTGGTTCCGAGAAACAAGCGACCACAAATTTTTGTGGCCAGGCTACGGTGATAACATCCGAGTACTCGACTGGATTCTCCGACGGGTTGAGGGTGTTGAAGACATTGCT GAACAAACTCCGATCGGGTACATTCCAAAGCGCGGTAGCATTAACTTGGACGGCCTCCCACGTATCGACTGGAATGAGCTTATGTCGATTCCAAAACAGTACTGGACGGAAGATGTCGAGGAGAGCAAGCACTTCCTTGAATCCCAG GTTGGACCCGACCTGCCTAAGCCAATCGCCGACCAACTCGCAGAACTTGAGAAGCGAATCAATGCTTTGTGA
- a CDS encoding hypothetical protein (NECATOR_CHRIII.G11231.T4) has protein sequence MNPDDTVAQQQQTALTLQKEAPKDKTEIDRRDSMVRAVHLHRSSSSSHSSAGTRVLDALSKQQKGTTKQMEREEPLQTKVGCMNDTPEDIESGLKRASKIARCTRTVVIPPPEPTQPLSGHAPERRSTRSARRAFPIDDDGAHYYPCPVPSCDYSSESRSARNYHLRVDHGGYDYQSGSRGGPSQNTPRQATRKKVIRDCDFRKGPSSSKAREASHIKIEAELDDMQGLSDGIRINDYHLGSNDACSETEEYDVDNEDYDLAHYTSTEVYSEEKFDNDFVPTPAVNRKRGRPKNPPGSEPAENSKVRVSDPNGKYKCYMPDCDWRGAYRSLRCDHMKWCHKDWVMPPRFILQRISKDGIYIDPKTFVPPFSCPVEGCDWRGSYRASRSQHVKNVHPDYEPPKKKAPVGGFVANGKYVCHVPECPWRGTSRSTRASHMRKVHGGFNNPGYSARQVACCDCPATFVSHKAFVDHMINAHRVGGLVHRDFNDISEYEEWFNSVQDVFSVIYVKRMGIKQGTDYQVLYLYCARSGGFRPKQVPGRDYFPEFTKRRLTRRPTKCGRNCAAFLRIIHWIDGRLTVIGCVEHTGHRMGTALLRLSVNERVVLDEYLYVVDEKIPLDAMLDRIREVEGFTMDGFDVRERSVEDMTRYVMNENEFISLKVLFETSTFFEPDSTFAVKLTDDAGKPLPQGISFGIMTSHMRELWATCSTRAACIEEVNLLISNFELHLFFVMVFDADDMPRCACVLISQNGDKIALLEKLRSVSTAPVDTIVTDCSSDWPALLDAYFGNEAYTTDFQIAEWHLLSEWATRIDEMIPNRVDRFSIICALRRWTRATDPTLFEGIVIDMFEALREMELNTLAQLVDAQLTDPDFAKRWTPLNRNPLTDHSNPILEISCRMFRERFLNCELCARLDEYAGLLIERIGEFNALTFSDVYTTSPLEPPRQVPQLYEDIDPSQLLADGTVMSSPQHTEHNGPPSPEASKLTGLVGFDQKRMKVEVEETGEYVVVAEEEVLDEVVEGPEAEELVEEAVLNGALGEMERINDRMVLADPSTSGDDIQNVESAESRRKARLKRMMQILREKVDSMADDETMELMETGLTNVVEQLGVPTRNTHMSIPHRPACMPRMSVETVPRDLRNLRACLLCSLVKSLEQFEMDGCENCDRVLHMKGDTDKVYECTSTNFDGMIASMIPEDSWVCKWQKINRKCKGIYAISVSGTLPSSVISELKTVGIRQMRYTLSYCTDVVKAGYSP, from the exons ATGAACCCTGATGACACTGTGGCTCAACAGCAGCAAACTGCTTTGACCTTACAAAAGGAAGCCCCAAAGG ACAAAACAGAGATCGATAGACGCGATTCTATGGTACGTGCTGTTCATCTCCATAGAAGTTCTTCAAGCTCACATTCATCCGCTGGGACTCGGGTATTAGATGCCCTGAGTAAACAGCAG AAAGGGACTACAAAACAAATGGAACGCGAAGAACCTCTTCAAACCAAAGTGGGCTGCATGAACGACACACCAGAGGACATCG aaagtggaTTAAAGAGGGCGAGCAAAATAGCAAGATGCACTCGTACTGTCGTTATACCTCCGCCTGAG CCTACTCAACCTCTGTCTGGCCATGCTCCGGAACGACGGAGCACACGATCAGCACGTCGAGCGTTTCCGATTGA TGATGATGGAGCACACTATTATCCATGTCCAGTCCCCTCCTGTGACTATAGTAGTGAAAGTCGATCCGCTCGAAATTACCATTTAAGAGTTGATCACGGCGGGTATGATTACCAGAGTGGCTCACGAGGTGGTCCCTCTCAGAATACGCCCCGGCAAGCCACTCGTAAG AAGGTTATTCGTGATTGCGATTTCCGGAAAGGACCTTCTTCTAGTAAAGCTCGCGAAGCAAGTCATATTAAAATAGAGGCAGAG CTAGATGATATGCAAGGATTATCAGATGGCATTCGAATCAACGATTATCATCTTGGTTCAAATGATGCTTGCTCAGAAACAGAGGAATATGATGTCGACAACGAAGATTATGACCTCGCTCACTACACAAGCACCGAA GTATACTCAGAAGAAAAGTTCGACAATGATTTCGTTCCAACACCGGCTGTTAATCGTAAGAGAGGCCGACCTAAGAATCCCCCTGGAAGT GAACCAGCAGAGAATTCAAAAGTGCGTGTCAGCGATCCAAACGGGAAGTATAAATGCTATATGCCAGACTGCGATTGGCGGGGAGCATACCGTTCGCTTCGATGTGATCACATGAAGTGGTGTCATAAGGATTGGGTGATGCCGCCGCGGTTCATCTTGCAG CGTATCAGTAAGGACGGTATATACATCGATCCGAAAACATTTGTTCCTCCATTTTCTTGTCCAGTGGAAGGTTGTGATTGGCGTGGTAGCTATCG AGCTTCTCGTTCTCAGCACGTGAAGAATGTCCATCCAGACTACGAACCTCCAAAGAAGAAAGCTCCAGTT GGAGGATTTGTGGCTAATGGAAAATATGTTTGTCATGTCCCCGAATGTCCATGGCGTGGTACTTCTCGTTCAACTCGCGCAAGCCACATGAGGAAAGTTCATGGAGGGTTCAATAATCCCGGATATTCAGCAAGACAG GTTGCGTGTTGTGATTGTCCTGCTACATTTGTATCTCATAAAGCTTTTGTGGATCATATGATCAATGCCCACCGCGTCGGTGGTTTGGTTCACCGCGATTTCAACGATATCAGTGAATATGAG GAGTGGTTCAACTCTGTTCAAGACGTATTTTCGGTAATTTATGTTAAACGCATGGGAATAAAGCAAGGGACCGACTATCAG GTACTGTATTTATACTGTGCGCGCAGTGGTGGATTTCGCCCTAAACAAGTACCTGGCCGTGACTATTTCCCAGAGTTCACTAAAAGGCGTCTTACACGTCGCCCAACGAAATGTGGTCGCAACTGTGCGGCATTTCTTCGG ataATACATTGGATAGATGGACGTCTTACCGTAATTGGATGCGTGGAACACACTGGCCACCGTATGGGGACCGCGTTACTCAGGTTGAGCGTCAACGAGAGGGTTGTCTTGGACGAGTACTTATATGTTGTTGACGAAAAAATTCCGCTCGACGCTATGTTGGATCGCATTCGAG AAGTAGAAGGATTTACCATGGATGGATTTGATGTTCGCGAAAGAAGTGTTGAAGACATGACCAGATATGTGATGAATGAGAATGAATTCATCTCGCTGAAAGTGCTGTTCGAG AcgtctactttttttgaaccGGATTCAACTTTTGCTGTGAAATTAACTGACGACGCTGGAAAGCCTCTCCCGCAAGGAATCTCTTTTG GTATTATGACATCACACATGAGAGAATTGTGGGCAACTTGTTCAACGCGCGCCGCATGTATCGAGGAG gTGAACTTGTTGATCAGCAATTTCGAGCTGCATCTGTTCTTTGTCATGGTGTTCGATGCAGATGATATGCCAAGATGTGCTTGTGTTCTAATCTCGCAGAATGGGGACAAAATTGCTTTGCTGGAGAAGCTGCGCTCTGT GTCGACAGCACCCGTCGATACAATTGTAACCGACTGCTCTTCTGATTGGCCAGCACTCCTTGATGCCTACTTTGGGAATGAGGCGTACACCACTGATTTTCAG ATAGCTGAATGGCATCTTTTGTCTGAGTGGGCCACTAGGATCGATGAAATGATCCCAAATCGTGTTGACCGGTTCTCCATTATTTGTGCATTGCGACGATGGACTCG TGCGACCGATCCTACTCTGTTTGAAGGAATAGTGATTGACATGTTTGAAGCACTTCGTGAGATGGAGTTGAACACGCTTGCTCAGCTCGTTGATGCACAGCTCACCGATCCTGATTTTGCAAAGCG aTGGACTCCTCTGAATCGAAATCCACTCACAGACCACAGCAATCCTATTCTGGAAATATCCTGCAG AATGTTCCGAGAACGTTTTCTGAACTGTGAGCTCTGCGCACGATTGGATGAGTATGCTGGCCTCCTTATTGAACGAATAGGAGAGTTCAACGCACTCACG TTCTCCGATGTCTACACTACGTCCCCTTTGGAACCACCTCGTCAAGTTCCTCAATTGTACGAGGACAT TGATCCATCACAGTTACTTGCTGACGGGACTGTTATGAGCTCTCCACAGCATACTGAGCATAACGGACCGCCTTCACCTGAAGCTTCGAAATTGACGGGGCTCGTAGGATTCGATCAGAAGCGAATGAAAGTTGAAGTGGAAGAA ACAGGTGAGTACGTTGTTGTAGCCGAAGAAGAAGTGCTTGATGAAGTAGTTGAAGGCCCTGAAGCTGAAGAG TTAGTGGAAGAAGCTGTTCTAAATGGTGCTTTGGGTGAAATGGAGAGAATAAACGATCGAATGGTTCTTGCTGATCCCAGCACGTCAGGTGACGACATCCAAAACGTTGAGAGTGCGGAGAGCAGAAGGAAAGCAAGGCTGAAACGTATGATGCAG ATACTACGGGAAAAAGTAGACTCAATGGCTGACGACGAGACTATGGAGCTTATGGAAACTGGGCTGACCAATGTCGTGGAACAACTGGGTGTCCCAACACGAAATACTCAC ATGTCAATACCCCATCGTCCAGCCTGTATGCCGAG AATGTCCGTGGAGACCGTACCGCGAGATCTTCGAAATCTTCGTGCTTGTTTGCTCTGCTCCTTGGTAAAATCCTTAGAACAATTTGAAATGGACGGCTGCGAGAACTGTGATCGTGTACTTCACATGAAAGGAGACACTGACAAAGTATACGAATGCACGAG CACAAATTTCGACGGAATGATCGCTTCGATGATACCTGAGGATTCGTGGGTTTGCAAATGGCAA aaaataaaccGAAAATGCAAAGGAATCTACGCAATATCGGTGTCCGGAACTCTTCCTTCCTCCGTGATCTCTGAGTTGAAGACTGTCGGAATTAG GCAAATGAGATATACGTTGTCGTACTGTACTGATGTAGTCAAA GCAGGCTATAGCCCCTAA